In Pseudomonadota bacterium, a single window of DNA contains:
- a CDS encoding nitrilase-related carbon-nitrogen hydrolase, producing MRGVTLAATQMACSWDREANVARATDLVRQAAADGAQIILQQELFETPYFCIEQHGEHL from the coding sequence ATGCGCGGAGTGACGTTGGCCGCCACGCAGATGGCGTGCAGTTGGGATCGGGAGGCGAACGTCGCCCGGGCGACGGACCTGGTGCGGCAGGCGGCGGCCGATGGCGCTCAGATAATACTCCAGCAGGAGCTGTTCGAGACGCCGTACTTCTGCATCGAGCAGCACGGCGAGCATCTGC